Proteins co-encoded in one Mycobacterium mantenii genomic window:
- a CDS encoding type II toxin-antitoxin system VapC family toxin codes for MRIYLDTSALVKLVVAEDESQSLQSFLSARANDNLFSAALARTELIRAVAPNGAQAIADARDLLKSLDTVMLTRQLLDEAGTLLPLRLRSLDAIHLVAAQRAGDSLRAVITYDARMLSAAADLGISAASPR; via the coding sequence ATGCGGATCTACCTGGACACCTCTGCCTTGGTCAAACTCGTTGTCGCTGAGGATGAATCGCAGTCGCTGCAGTCCTTTCTGAGCGCACGAGCTAACGACAATTTATTCTCGGCGGCTTTGGCGCGCACCGAGCTAATACGCGCAGTGGCACCAAACGGAGCCCAAGCCATCGCTGATGCTCGAGACCTACTTAAGAGCTTGGACACCGTCATGCTGACGCGACAACTGCTCGACGAAGCCGGCACCTTGCTGCCACTACGCTTGCGCAGCTTAGACGCTATACACCTCGTAGCGGCACAGCGAGCTGGCGACTCGTTGCGCGCGGTCATCACATATGACGCGCGAATGCTTTCAGCAGCAGCGGATCTCGGGATCTCAGCAGCATCTCCGCGATAG
- a CDS encoding indolepyruvate ferredoxin oxidoreductase family protein — MTDLHSAESPALESSLAQRYRASSGPVLLTGVQAIARLLVEQHTREERAQRDVATFVSGYQGSPLAGLDQLLASLPELSTVHHVRLVPGVNEELAATSVWGSQLDLPNGTRRHDGVVGVWYGKGPGLDRASDALRHAAMYGANPHGGALALVGDDPGAKSSSVPAASERSLAALSMPIFFPRNAEELIAFGLYGVALSRASGCWPALKIVADVADGLWTLDRDFADFDIAVPAIEWDGRPWTYRQRILAAPPDSVLAEADLYGPRWAMVEAFNAANDIDAIEVDPSTAWLGIVAVGTAYDSVREALVDLGLDEADLLRSGVRILRVGMPYPLGADKVARLARDVEQVLVIEDKTAFVETQVKEALYGRTGAPDVLGKRDAQGRRLIPPDGELTAARLTAPLRRVLRDRVALSAPPPPSLELTVLPTKRTAYFCSGCPHNRSTAVPEGSLAGGGIGCHTLVTMSARTDSQVTGLTQMGGEGAQWIGQSPFTDIGHMFQNIGDGTYFHSGQLAVQACVAAGVNITYKILFNSAVAMTGAQDVQAGLTVPELTHKLVADGVTKVIVCADEPQRHKGATFAAGVQVWHRDRLDEAQRVLRDTKGVTVLIYDQQCAAEARRKRKRGALPVRRTRVVINEAVCEGCGDCGVKSNCLSVQPVDTEFGRKTRIDQTTCNTDYSCLDGDCPSFITVDVPDRSSASARPQPPEPPEVPDPAGRPITGVHNIFLAGIGGTGVVTVNQVLGMAALRAGLHVEGLDQTGLSQKAGPVTSHLRLSAAPADRSNRVSPGSADCVLAFDLLTAVDAKNVGYGDPNRTVAVASTSKTPTGDMVYDGAVEYPSEDSLLSRLDVRSKTLTAFDALAAADTLFGTTAPANFLLVGAAYQSGGIPIPAAAIEEAIAINGVAVRANQAAFRWGRVAVDSPATFQSATTGPLEAQRSDTVVPIHLLGGCSVVGPAREMLERRAAGLVAYQGDHLALKYIQFVEDVWSAERRITEHTELSEAVARGLHKLMAYKDEYEVARMLTDAAFIESVRRQVPDGENLTYKLHPPVLKALGRKKKISMRPGSHGALRLLAKGRFLRGTRLDPFGHTHMRRLERQLVAHYEAMMRGFLSNLTPEGYAAAVAAASAAELVRGYEDVKMRNVRLYIKRLDELGVDTSALPASASSQADE, encoded by the coding sequence ATGACTGATCTGCACAGCGCGGAGAGCCCGGCGCTCGAGTCGTCTCTTGCACAGCGCTACCGCGCCTCGTCGGGTCCGGTGTTGTTGACCGGAGTGCAGGCCATTGCCCGGTTGTTGGTCGAACAGCACACACGTGAAGAACGAGCCCAAAGGGACGTCGCCACATTCGTTTCCGGGTATCAGGGCAGCCCGTTGGCCGGGCTCGATCAACTGCTGGCCAGCCTGCCCGAGCTGAGCACCGTCCACCACGTGCGGCTCGTGCCGGGCGTGAACGAGGAACTCGCGGCGACCTCGGTGTGGGGAAGCCAGCTCGACCTGCCAAATGGCACGCGTCGCCACGACGGTGTGGTCGGGGTCTGGTATGGCAAGGGTCCTGGCCTGGACCGCGCGAGCGACGCACTGCGCCATGCGGCGATGTACGGCGCGAACCCGCACGGCGGCGCGCTGGCCCTGGTCGGCGACGATCCCGGCGCCAAGTCGTCGAGCGTCCCCGCGGCCAGTGAGCGGTCACTGGCCGCGCTGTCCATGCCGATCTTCTTCCCCCGCAACGCCGAAGAGCTCATCGCCTTCGGCCTGTACGGAGTCGCACTGTCCCGAGCATCGGGGTGCTGGCCGGCTCTCAAGATCGTCGCCGACGTCGCCGACGGCCTGTGGACGCTCGATCGGGACTTTGCCGACTTCGACATCGCGGTACCGGCGATCGAATGGGACGGGCGCCCCTGGACGTACCGCCAACGTATCCTCGCCGCGCCCCCCGACAGCGTGCTGGCCGAGGCCGATCTCTACGGGCCGCGCTGGGCGATGGTTGAAGCGTTCAACGCGGCCAACGACATCGACGCAATCGAAGTCGATCCGTCGACCGCGTGGCTGGGCATCGTCGCCGTCGGCACCGCCTACGACTCCGTCCGCGAAGCCCTGGTGGATCTGGGTCTCGACGAGGCCGACCTGTTGCGTTCGGGCGTCCGGATACTGCGGGTCGGCATGCCCTACCCCCTGGGTGCGGACAAGGTCGCGCGCCTGGCTCGCGACGTCGAGCAGGTGCTGGTGATCGAGGACAAGACCGCATTCGTCGAGACTCAGGTCAAGGAGGCCCTGTACGGTCGCACTGGCGCGCCGGACGTACTCGGCAAGCGTGATGCCCAGGGTCGCAGGCTCATTCCGCCGGACGGCGAACTCACCGCGGCACGGCTGACCGCTCCGCTACGCCGGGTGCTGCGGGACCGGGTCGCGCTGTCGGCGCCGCCGCCCCCGTCGCTCGAGTTGACGGTTCTGCCCACCAAGCGCACCGCTTACTTCTGCTCGGGTTGCCCGCACAACCGTTCCACCGCGGTGCCCGAGGGGTCGCTGGCCGGTGGCGGCATCGGATGCCACACGCTGGTCACAATGTCCGCCCGGACCGATTCCCAGGTGACCGGGCTGACGCAGATGGGCGGCGAGGGCGCTCAGTGGATCGGCCAGTCACCCTTCACCGACATCGGACACATGTTCCAGAACATCGGCGACGGAACGTATTTCCACTCCGGCCAGCTGGCCGTGCAGGCGTGTGTGGCCGCCGGCGTCAACATCACCTACAAGATCCTGTTCAACTCCGCGGTCGCGATGACCGGCGCCCAGGACGTCCAGGCCGGACTCACGGTTCCCGAACTGACCCACAAACTCGTCGCGGACGGCGTCACGAAGGTGATCGTCTGTGCCGACGAGCCCCAGCGGCATAAAGGCGCCACGTTCGCCGCCGGCGTCCAGGTCTGGCACCGCGACCGCCTCGACGAAGCCCAGCGCGTGCTTCGCGACACCAAGGGCGTCACCGTGCTGATCTATGACCAGCAGTGTGCCGCCGAGGCGCGACGCAAGCGCAAACGTGGCGCCCTGCCCGTGCGCCGCACGCGCGTCGTCATCAACGAGGCGGTATGCGAGGGCTGCGGCGACTGCGGGGTGAAGAGCAACTGCCTGTCCGTACAGCCTGTCGACACCGAGTTCGGTCGCAAGACCCGGATCGACCAGACCACCTGCAACACCGACTACAGCTGCCTCGACGGCGACTGCCCCTCTTTCATCACCGTTGACGTTCCCGACCGGTCATCCGCCAGCGCGCGACCACAACCTCCCGAGCCGCCCGAGGTCCCTGACCCTGCGGGGCGGCCAATCACCGGAGTTCACAACATCTTCCTGGCCGGCATCGGCGGCACGGGCGTCGTGACGGTCAACCAGGTCCTCGGAATGGCGGCGCTGCGCGCCGGACTGCACGTGGAGGGACTCGACCAAACCGGTCTCAGTCAGAAAGCGGGACCGGTGACATCGCATTTGCGCCTCAGTGCTGCGCCAGCCGATCGATCGAACCGGGTCAGTCCGGGATCCGCCGACTGCGTCCTGGCGTTCGATCTGCTCACCGCCGTCGACGCCAAGAACGTCGGGTACGGCGATCCGAACCGAACCGTCGCCGTCGCGTCGACCAGCAAGACGCCGACCGGGGACATGGTCTACGACGGTGCGGTGGAGTACCCGTCGGAGGACAGTCTGCTGTCGCGGCTCGACGTGCGATCCAAAACGCTCACCGCTTTCGACGCGCTCGCCGCCGCCGACACGCTCTTCGGCACCACCGCGCCGGCGAACTTCCTCCTCGTCGGCGCCGCCTATCAGTCGGGTGGCATTCCCATCCCGGCCGCGGCGATCGAAGAGGCGATTGCCATCAACGGGGTGGCCGTGCGCGCGAACCAGGCGGCGTTCCGCTGGGGGCGGGTCGCGGTGGACAGCCCGGCGACTTTCCAGTCCGCAACAACCGGGCCTTTGGAGGCGCAGCGCTCCGACACGGTGGTGCCCATTCACCTGCTTGGTGGCTGCTCTGTGGTCGGGCCGGCCCGAGAAATGCTCGAGCGGCGGGCCGCCGGGCTGGTCGCCTACCAGGGAGATCACCTCGCGCTCAAGTACATCCAGTTCGTCGAGGACGTGTGGTCGGCAGAACGTCGAATAACCGAACACACGGAGTTGTCGGAGGCCGTCGCCCGCGGCCTGCACAAGCTGATGGCCTACAAGGACGAGTACGAGGTCGCCCGCATGCTCACCGACGCCGCGTTCATCGAGTCGGTGCGCAGGCAGGTCCCGGACGGCGAAAACCTGACCTACAAATTGCATCCGCCAGTGTTGAAGGCGCTGGGCCGCAAAAAGAAGATCAGCATGCGGCCGGGCAGCCACGGGGCGCTGCGACTGCTCGCCAAGGGCCGATTTCTGCGCGGCACCAGGCTGGACCCGTTCGGCCACACGCACATGCGGCGACTCGAACGGCAACTGGTCGCCCACTATGAGGCGATGATGCGCGGCTTCCTGTCGAATCTGACGCCCGAGGGGTACGCCGCCGCAGTCGCGGCGGCGTCGGCGGCCGAGCTTGTTCGCGGCTATGAAGACGTGAAGATGCGCAACGTTCGGCTGTACATCAAGCGGCTCGACGAACTGGGAGTCGACACCTCGGCGCTCCCAGCGTCGGCCTCGTCCCAAGCCGACGAATGA
- a CDS encoding alpha/beta fold hydrolase — protein sequence MDIEYADTGQGPTVLFVHGVYVTGALWNEVVAELGDGFRCIAPTWPLGAHSAPTDGADLGAEAAARRIVHFMEALDLTDVTVVANDTGGGLVLASLGDPTLDTSRIARLVLTNCDSYEHFPPGSFAQIVRLCRFSSVVGGGILRLLATGPGQAFFLKAVSKHPPTPERQREIFGAFATSGAARHDAVAVTGSLDPALTLRAAPAIEAFDRPVTLTWGTEDQLFPIDHARRLRDAFPHATLIEIPDSATFVMIDAPGKLAEAIRNG from the coding sequence CTGGACATCGAATACGCCGATACCGGGCAAGGACCTACCGTCCTGTTCGTGCACGGCGTCTACGTGACCGGCGCCCTCTGGAACGAGGTCGTGGCCGAACTCGGCGATGGGTTTCGTTGCATCGCGCCAACCTGGCCGCTGGGCGCGCACAGCGCACCCACCGACGGCGCCGACCTGGGCGCCGAGGCGGCCGCTCGGCGCATCGTCCATTTCATGGAAGCCCTCGATCTGACCGACGTCACTGTGGTGGCCAACGACACCGGCGGCGGCCTGGTGCTGGCGTCGCTGGGCGATCCGACCCTGGACACGTCCCGGATCGCCCGTCTGGTGCTAACGAATTGCGATAGCTACGAACACTTTCCGCCCGGGTCGTTTGCTCAGATCGTGAGGCTGTGCCGGTTCAGCTCGGTGGTGGGTGGAGGAATCTTGCGCCTGTTGGCCACCGGACCGGGGCAGGCCTTCTTCCTCAAGGCCGTGTCCAAGCACCCCCCGACCCCGGAGCGGCAGCGGGAGATCTTCGGAGCCTTCGCCACCAGCGGAGCGGCCCGCCACGACGCGGTTGCGGTGACCGGCTCATTGGATCCGGCTCTCACGTTGCGCGCCGCGCCGGCGATCGAGGCGTTCGACAGACCCGTCACCTTGACGTGGGGCACCGAGGATCAGCTGTTCCCCATCGACCACGCCCGCCGACTACGCGATGCGTTCCCGCATGCCACGTTGATCGAGATCCCCGACAGCGCCACCTTCGTCATGATCGATGCGCCCGGGAAACTCGCCGAAGCGATCCGGAACGGATAA
- a CDS encoding enoyl-CoA hydratase-related protein: MSGIAVQRDEAVLRLRLDRPEKLNAVDTPMLDELCAQFESAAGDEAVRAVLLIGAGKAFCSGGDLTGGDTAGAADAASRVVRAITALPKPVVAGVHGGAVGFGCPLALACDLVVAAPSAYFQLAFSRVGLMPDGGASALLPGLIGRARTARMAMTDEKISAATAFEWGMISYLTGEDDYQSVLADVLRSVSGGPTLAFGWTKRALAAATLTKLETVQAIEAEGQLALIETADFSEGERAFRERRTPDFRGH; the protein is encoded by the coding sequence GTGAGCGGTATCGCAGTCCAGCGCGATGAAGCGGTCCTGCGACTGCGGCTGGACCGGCCGGAGAAGCTCAACGCCGTCGACACACCGATGCTCGATGAGCTGTGTGCTCAGTTCGAGAGCGCTGCGGGTGACGAGGCTGTCCGCGCGGTACTGCTCATCGGCGCCGGGAAGGCGTTCTGTTCCGGCGGCGACCTGACCGGCGGTGACACCGCGGGAGCCGCTGACGCCGCCAGCCGGGTGGTCCGCGCGATCACCGCGCTGCCCAAGCCAGTGGTCGCAGGCGTGCACGGCGGCGCCGTTGGCTTCGGATGCCCACTCGCCCTGGCCTGCGATCTGGTGGTGGCCGCGCCATCGGCGTACTTCCAGCTGGCGTTCAGCCGGGTCGGACTGATGCCCGACGGTGGTGCGTCCGCGCTGCTGCCGGGGCTGATCGGGCGAGCGCGGACGGCGCGCATGGCGATGACCGATGAAAAGATCTCCGCGGCAACCGCATTCGAGTGGGGGATGATCTCCTATCTCACTGGCGAGGATGATTATCAATCTGTACTGGCCGACGTGCTGCGGTCCGTCTCCGGCGGTCCGACGTTGGCGTTCGGCTGGACCAAGCGTGCGCTGGCCGCCGCGACCCTGACCAAGCTCGAGACGGTGCAAGCGATCGAAGCCGAGGGGCAGTTAGCGTTGATCGAGACCGCTGACTTCAGCGAAGGCGAGCGCGCCTTCCGCGAGCGGCGCACCCCGGATTTTCGCGGTCACTGA
- a CDS encoding Lrp/AsnC family transcriptional regulator, with amino-acid sequence MLSIDRLDVELLEMLAGDTRAGVVELASRLGISRNTVQARLRRLEEGGLLTGYRPELKLGQAGVSMEAFIGLEVQQGRLSSIVDALTAMPQVLEIHATTGREDLLVRVATETQGDLQQLIEAIVVIPGVVHSTTTLALTTPLPYRALPLLKHITRDAGWGRSTPKA; translated from the coding sequence ATGCTCAGCATCGACCGCCTAGACGTGGAGCTCCTCGAAATGCTCGCCGGCGACACCCGCGCGGGGGTGGTGGAGCTGGCGTCCCGGCTTGGCATCTCGCGCAACACTGTTCAGGCTCGACTGCGGCGCCTCGAGGAGGGTGGTCTGCTCACTGGCTACCGTCCCGAACTCAAACTCGGGCAGGCGGGAGTGTCGATGGAGGCGTTCATCGGGCTGGAGGTTCAGCAGGGCCGACTATCGTCGATCGTCGACGCCCTGACGGCCATGCCGCAGGTACTCGAGATCCACGCCACCACCGGACGCGAAGACCTACTGGTGCGAGTGGCCACCGAGACCCAGGGCGACCTGCAGCAGCTGATCGAAGCCATCGTCGTGATCCCGGGCGTCGTGCACTCGACGACGACGTTGGCGCTTACGACGCCACTGCCGTACCGAGCGCTGCCGCTGCTCAAACACATCACGCGGGACGCCGGCTGGGGACGGTCGACGCCCAAAGCGTGA
- a CDS encoding TetR/AcrR family transcriptional regulator, whose protein sequence is MAVDDPRAERAVQKILAGTMKALSRQGANKLSVSDICESSQIARGTFYRYFNSKEEVLAALGQHFEDGVAAAFAAAIEANPDPQLRVEVVLDTIVAYRAAGGDWNQMLDVAPEFTLEFIRDTFPKLVDVVTDALDPAAEESPLVTSGALTKRQLGDLFTRSVISMLFLPGSRSDEVPALVASLFKVKAESAAKPRRRRRAGATAR, encoded by the coding sequence ATGGCTGTCGACGACCCGCGCGCGGAGAGGGCCGTGCAGAAGATTCTGGCCGGCACGATGAAAGCGTTGAGCAGGCAAGGCGCGAACAAGCTCTCGGTGAGCGATATATGTGAGTCGTCGCAGATCGCGCGCGGCACCTTCTACCGCTACTTCAACAGCAAAGAAGAGGTGCTGGCAGCACTCGGTCAGCATTTCGAGGACGGAGTCGCGGCGGCGTTCGCTGCCGCGATCGAAGCCAACCCGGATCCGCAACTGCGTGTCGAAGTGGTCTTGGACACCATCGTCGCCTACCGTGCCGCGGGCGGAGACTGGAACCAGATGTTGGACGTGGCACCGGAGTTCACGCTGGAATTCATACGCGACACGTTCCCGAAGCTGGTCGACGTGGTCACGGATGCGCTAGACCCCGCGGCCGAGGAGTCTCCGTTGGTAACCAGCGGCGCCCTCACCAAGCGCCAGTTGGGCGATCTGTTCACGCGCAGCGTGATATCAATGTTGTTCCTGCCCGGCAGCCGGTCGGATGAGGTACCGGCGCTGGTGGCATCCCTGTTCAAGGTCAAGGCCGAGTCCGCTGCCAAGCCGCGGCGCCGGCGGCGGGCCGGCGCGACGGCCAGGTGA
- a CDS encoding aromatic ring-hydroxylating dioxygenase subunit alpha has translation MTQLSSVLNDVRRGMIPAHIYNDCEIFKLEKERIFNRAWIFVGHESEIPQSGDYVVRRILDDSFIIIRDEEGQVRAHFNMCLHRGMQVCRAEMGNTSHFRCPYHGWSYRNDGRIAGLPFHHDAYGGEAGFRRKGKRLLPAPNIGIYNGMIFVSLAATAPPLEEYLGDFRFYLDFYTRQSHSGIELRGPQRWRIKANWKIGAENFAGDMYHTPHTHTSVVEIGLFREPSAQKRKEGALYWAGNGGGTTYKLPEGPLEQRLSYVGYPEDMITRMKQSWTAEQLNIIGEDGFMFSAASLYPNLSFVHNWPKVADSDDVLPFITLRQWQPISEDETEILSWFAVDKEAPEQFKALSYKAYLMCFGSTGMFEQDDVENWVSLTNTAAGSMARRLLLNSRMGLLEDGTEVAPPLTREQFSGPGIARKGYSEFNQRELLRRWADDLESPVEAAAEGSEICSFPAAVDKVVRR, from the coding sequence ATGACACAGCTGTCAAGCGTTCTCAATGACGTACGGCGAGGGATGATCCCGGCGCATATCTACAACGACTGTGAGATCTTCAAACTCGAGAAGGAGCGGATCTTCAACCGGGCGTGGATCTTCGTTGGGCACGAATCAGAGATCCCCCAATCGGGTGATTACGTGGTGCGCCGGATTCTCGACGATTCCTTCATCATCATTCGCGACGAAGAAGGTCAGGTGCGCGCGCATTTCAATATGTGTCTGCACCGGGGGATGCAAGTATGCCGGGCCGAGATGGGCAACACCTCGCATTTTCGTTGCCCGTATCACGGCTGGTCCTACCGCAACGACGGCAGGATCGCCGGATTGCCGTTCCACCACGATGCCTATGGCGGGGAGGCCGGATTCAGGCGCAAGGGCAAACGACTGCTGCCGGCGCCAAACATCGGTATCTACAACGGAATGATCTTCGTCAGCTTAGCCGCGACGGCCCCGCCGCTGGAAGAATATCTCGGTGACTTCCGCTTCTATCTGGACTTCTACACAAGGCAAAGCCACAGCGGCATCGAACTGCGCGGGCCCCAGCGCTGGCGGATCAAGGCGAATTGGAAGATCGGTGCTGAAAACTTCGCGGGCGACATGTACCACACGCCGCACACGCATACGTCGGTCGTGGAAATCGGCCTGTTCCGCGAGCCCAGTGCCCAAAAACGCAAGGAAGGCGCGCTTTATTGGGCAGGAAACGGCGGTGGAACCACATACAAACTGCCGGAGGGCCCGCTCGAGCAGCGTCTGAGCTACGTCGGCTACCCCGAGGACATGATCACCCGGATGAAGCAGTCCTGGACGGCCGAGCAGCTCAACATAATCGGCGAAGACGGGTTCATGTTCAGCGCCGCGTCCCTGTATCCCAACCTTTCTTTCGTGCACAACTGGCCGAAGGTCGCAGATTCCGATGATGTGCTCCCGTTCATCACCCTGCGGCAGTGGCAGCCGATTAGCGAGGATGAGACCGAAATACTGTCTTGGTTCGCCGTCGACAAAGAGGCGCCAGAGCAGTTCAAGGCACTCTCCTACAAGGCCTATCTGATGTGTTTCGGCAGCACCGGCATGTTTGAGCAGGATGACGTGGAGAACTGGGTGTCGCTGACCAACACGGCGGCCGGCTCCATGGCCCGCAGATTACTGCTCAACAGCAGAATGGGTCTGCTGGAAGACGGCACCGAGGTCGCTCCGCCACTGACGCGTGAACAGTTCTCCGGACCAGGTATCGCGCGGAAGGGCTACAGTGAGTTCAATCAGCGAGAATTGCTGCGGCGCTGGGCGGATGACCTCGAGAGCCCGGTTGAGGCCGCAGCAGAAGGCTCCGAAATCTGCAGCTTTCCAGCCGCCGTCGACAAGGTGGTGCGCCGGTGA
- a CDS encoding acyl-CoA dehydrogenase family protein: MKRTLFNEDHEAFRATVRAFYAEQVVPDYVEWERAGAPPREFWTAAGKLGLLGTQVPEQFGGGGQDSFLFNVILTEESQHAGIALGGLRMHTDIAMPYFLHYANAEQQSRWLPRLVSGDAVAALAMSEPGAGSDMKAIQTRAVRDGANYIVYGSKTFISNGANADLIVTAVKTDLEAGREGLSLLVIDGDSPRLIRGRKLEKLGLKSQDLAELIFDDVVVPAEDLLGEEGKGFAYLTENLAQERLSIAVNSQAAATKALQDTIEYTKGRKAFGTTVSSFQNTKFELAACATEIEAGQSLLDRALLVHEDRKLSAADAAVVKLYCTELQGRVIDRCLQLHGGYGYMMEYPIARAYADARVSRIYGGSSEVMKVIIARSLGL, encoded by the coding sequence GTGAAACGCACCCTCTTCAACGAAGATCACGAGGCATTCAGGGCAACGGTTCGCGCCTTCTATGCCGAACAGGTAGTTCCCGATTACGTCGAATGGGAGCGCGCCGGCGCGCCACCTCGCGAGTTCTGGACGGCCGCGGGCAAGCTCGGGCTGTTGGGTACTCAGGTTCCCGAGCAGTTCGGGGGAGGCGGACAGGACAGCTTTCTGTTCAACGTAATCCTGACCGAGGAGTCTCAACACGCAGGCATCGCACTCGGTGGCTTGCGAATGCACACCGACATCGCGATGCCCTACTTCCTCCACTACGCCAACGCTGAACAACAGAGCCGCTGGCTCCCAAGGCTGGTCAGCGGAGATGCCGTCGCCGCGTTGGCGATGTCCGAACCGGGCGCCGGCTCGGATATGAAAGCGATCCAGACCCGGGCCGTTCGCGACGGTGCCAATTACATCGTCTACGGCTCCAAGACGTTCATCTCCAACGGCGCCAACGCTGATCTCATCGTCACCGCCGTCAAGACAGATCTGGAAGCCGGCCGGGAAGGCCTGAGCCTGTTGGTGATTGACGGCGACAGCCCTCGGCTCATCCGCGGCCGCAAGCTAGAGAAGCTGGGCTTGAAGTCGCAGGACCTGGCAGAGCTGATCTTCGACGATGTAGTGGTGCCCGCCGAGGACTTATTGGGGGAGGAGGGCAAAGGGTTCGCCTACCTGACGGAAAACCTTGCCCAGGAGCGCCTCTCAATTGCGGTGAACAGTCAGGCCGCCGCGACCAAGGCTTTGCAGGACACCATCGAATACACCAAGGGCCGCAAAGCGTTCGGGACGACAGTATCGTCGTTCCAGAATACCAAGTTCGAACTCGCAGCCTGCGCCACCGAAATCGAGGCCGGTCAGTCACTGCTCGATCGGGCCCTGCTGGTTCATGAGGACAGGAAGCTCTCGGCGGCAGATGCGGCCGTGGTCAAGCTGTACTGCACCGAACTGCAGGGCCGAGTGATCGACCGCTGTCTGCAGTTGCACGGCGGCTACGGCTACATGATGGAATATCCGATCGCGCGGGCTTATGCCGATGCCCGGGTGTCCCGAATCTACGGTGGCTCCAGCGAGGTCATGAAGGTGATCATCGCCCGGTCGCTTGGGCTGTGA
- a CDS encoding type II toxin-antitoxin system Phd/YefM family antitoxin, translated as MKTIGVRELRQHASKYLEEVVAGESIEITDRGHPVARLVPITGDPWADLISAGEVVSAARPMNIDDLKPAAYPHSASETLERLRSDER; from the coding sequence ATGAAGACGATTGGGGTACGGGAGCTGCGGCAACACGCCAGCAAGTACCTTGAAGAAGTGGTCGCCGGGGAATCGATCGAGATCACTGACCGCGGCCACCCCGTCGCGCGCCTGGTGCCAATCACGGGCGATCCGTGGGCAGACCTGATTAGCGCTGGTGAAGTTGTCAGCGCGGCTCGTCCGATGAACATCGACGACCTCAAGCCTGCGGCATACCCGCACAGCGCCTCTGAAACCCTTGAGCGACTTCGGAGCGACGAGCGCTAA
- a CDS encoding acyl-CoA dehydrogenase family protein encodes MKRLVLEPEHEAFRETVRQFIDRELVPNAEQWERDRIVDRSAFVAAGKYGLIGFNMPEQYGGGGVDDFRFNAVIDEEIARYGGPAPSLSLQNDVVGPYFSSLANDEQKERWLPGIISGELIVAVAMTEPGAGSDLAGIRTSAVRDGDDWIINGAKTFISSGINCDLVVVVCRTDPDAGHKGFTLLVVEAGMEGFSRGRKLEKMGLHYQDTAELAFENVRVPSANLLGKEGRGFYHLMHNLPSERLSIAISAIAGARETWRQTLQYAKDRRAFGQSIGSFQHNRFLLAEMDTELDIGEQYIDRCLQAVVDGELTAVEASKAKWWCTETAKKVIDGCVQLHGGYGYMTEYRVARDYMDNRIMTIFGGTTEIMKDIIGRDLGL; translated from the coding sequence ATGAAGAGACTTGTTCTGGAGCCGGAGCACGAGGCGTTCCGCGAGACGGTCCGGCAGTTCATCGACCGCGAACTCGTGCCCAACGCCGAGCAGTGGGAGCGCGACCGAATTGTCGACCGGTCGGCGTTCGTCGCCGCCGGCAAATACGGTCTGATCGGGTTCAACATGCCCGAGCAATACGGCGGTGGCGGGGTCGACGACTTCCGCTTCAACGCGGTGATCGACGAGGAGATCGCCCGTTATGGCGGGCCGGCGCCCTCGCTGAGCCTGCAGAACGATGTTGTGGGCCCGTACTTCTCGTCGTTGGCTAACGACGAACAGAAGGAACGCTGGCTACCCGGCATCATCAGCGGCGAATTGATCGTCGCCGTCGCGATGACCGAGCCTGGCGCGGGCAGCGACCTCGCGGGTATCCGTACCTCGGCCGTGCGCGATGGCGACGACTGGATCATCAACGGCGCCAAGACGTTCATCTCGTCCGGGATCAACTGCGACCTCGTGGTGGTGGTGTGCCGCACCGACCCCGACGCCGGTCACAAAGGCTTCACCTTGCTGGTGGTCGAGGCGGGTATGGAGGGCTTCAGTCGCGGACGCAAGCTCGAAAAGATGGGGTTGCACTACCAGGACACCGCCGAATTGGCCTTCGAGAACGTGCGAGTGCCGTCGGCGAACCTGCTGGGCAAGGAGGGACGCGGGTTCTATCACCTGATGCACAACCTCCCATCAGAGCGGTTGTCCATCGCCATCTCAGCCATCGCGGGCGCTCGCGAGACCTGGCGCCAGACGTTGCAATATGCCAAGGACCGCAGGGCTTTCGGCCAATCGATCGGCAGCTTTCAGCACAACCGATTCCTGTTGGCAGAGATGGACACCGAGCTCGACATCGGCGAGCAGTACATCGACCGGTGCCTGCAGGCCGTCGTCGACGGTGAACTGACGGCGGTCGAGGCGTCTAAAGCCAAGTGGTGGTGCACCGAGACCGCCAAGAAGGTCATCGACGGATGTGTACAGCTGCACGGCGGCTATGGCTACATGACGGAATACCGGGTTGCGCGCGACTACATGGACAACCGCATCATGACCATCTTCGGCGGCACGACCGAGATCATGAAGGACATCATCGGCCGCGACCTGGGCTTGTGA